From Novosphingobium aureum, a single genomic window includes:
- a CDS encoding alginate export family protein, with protein MIEFMAPLVLAGALAPAATAQTTDAAQPAAAQSGPVVMDPPPPPGSVPVVRPMPVPQDKASADTTRLPQGAQAPIVTSDGRVIAEPAPAFHPINHEENYASFRDVRDANAWTRLKYIPLAGPVYATLGGELRLRGELRPGERFGRGPQDDDGNFQLRARLWGDLHVGETLRAFVDIEHATSSGLDSVEAVIDEGRADFNQAFIEANVPIGEARLTARVGRQEVGLGGFTVFDARGREYPPLARSRAHHG; from the coding sequence ATGATCGAATTCATGGCACCGCTGGTGCTTGCCGGCGCCCTCGCGCCTGCCGCCACCGCCCAGACCACCGACGCCGCCCAACCTGCCGCAGCTCAGTCCGGGCCGGTAGTGATGGACCCGCCGCCCCCGCCCGGCAGCGTCCCCGTCGTTCGCCCGATGCCGGTCCCGCAGGACAAGGCCTCCGCCGACACCACCCGCCTGCCGCAGGGCGCGCAGGCGCCGATCGTCACCTCTGACGGACGCGTCATTGCCGAGCCCGCGCCCGCGTTCCACCCGATCAACCACGAGGAGAACTACGCCTCGTTCCGGGATGTGCGCGATGCCAACGCCTGGACGCGGCTGAAGTACATCCCCCTCGCAGGGCCGGTCTATGCAACGCTGGGCGGCGAGCTGCGCCTGCGCGGCGAACTGCGGCCGGGTGAACGCTTCGGCCGCGGCCCGCAGGACGACGATGGCAACTTCCAGCTCCGCGCGCGCTTGTGGGGCGACCTGCACGTCGGAGAGACGCTGCGCGCCTTCGTCGACATCGAGCATGCAACGAGCAGCGGCCTCGATTCTGTCGAGGCCGTCATCGACGAGGGCCGCGCCGACTTCAATCAGGCCTTCATCGAGGCCAATGTACCCATTGGCGAAGCCAGGCTCACCGCGCGCGTGGGGCGCCAGGAAGTGGGGCTCGGCGGCTTCACCGTATTCGATGCGCGAGGGCGCGAATACCCGCCGCTCGCTCGATCTCGTGCGCATCATGGGTAA
- a CDS encoding alginate export family protein: protein MREGANTRRSLDLVRIMGKAGKWDGGFMIGHPVAEDKGSFNDVRNRNYDLWGIHAGRGFGEGAQSSRAELIFVATDQAGRAFDSTTPTREDRRTLSLRYAAIDNAWNYSLEGIRQWGDYGALDIDAYYVTGQVAYTWTHGWRPQLGLRVDVGSGDKDPNDGKIGTYGPLFPRPLTYNGDLGPHNLTVLQPSIGVKPIKGMALNASVAGLWRTSKNDGVYSLGGQVIRSGDESDQRYFATRFSVSGRYALNDFTTLGFYTNYSVLSESFEPGRDLFYAASYLTFRF, encoded by the coding sequence ATGCGCGAGGGCGCGAATACCCGCCGCTCGCTCGATCTCGTGCGCATCATGGGTAAGGCCGGCAAGTGGGACGGCGGCTTCATGATCGGTCACCCCGTTGCCGAGGACAAGGGCAGCTTCAACGACGTGCGCAACCGCAACTACGATCTGTGGGGCATCCATGCCGGACGCGGGTTTGGCGAAGGCGCGCAGTCCTCGCGCGCCGAACTGATCTTCGTCGCCACCGACCAGGCCGGGCGCGCCTTCGATTCGACGACACCGACCCGCGAGGACCGGCGCACCCTCTCGCTGCGCTACGCGGCCATCGACAATGCCTGGAACTACTCGCTCGAAGGCATCCGCCAGTGGGGCGACTACGGCGCGCTCGACATCGATGCCTATTACGTGACCGGACAGGTCGCCTATACCTGGACCCACGGCTGGCGTCCGCAGCTCGGCCTGCGCGTCGATGTCGGGTCGGGCGACAAGGACCCCAACGACGGCAAGATCGGCACGTACGGCCCGCTCTTCCCGCGCCCGCTGACCTACAACGGCGATCTCGGCCCGCACAACCTGACCGTGCTCCAGCCTTCGATCGGCGTGAAGCCGATCAAGGGCATGGCGCTCAATGCCTCGGTCGCGGGACTGTGGCGCACCTCGAAGAACGACGGCGTCTACTCGCTCGGCGGGCAGGTGATCCGCTCGGGCGACGAAAGCGACCAGCGCTATTTCGCGACGCGTTTCTCGGTCTCGGGTCGCTATGCGCTCAACGACTTCACCACGCTGGGCTTCTACACCAATTACAGCGTGCTCTCGGAGAGCTTCGAGCCGGGCCGCGACCTGTTCTACGCGGCAAGCTACCTGACTTTCCGCTTCTGA
- a CDS encoding class I SAM-dependent methyltransferase codes for MTFRPAQRGRASLDFLVNLTRGMKAVRGQVEADLASAVPEAGALAEDLDQRDAQVAGALSPSGAWRVSELVGEWQSRMHGLYARESFAEVEDDLAPVLERLQSKGPARLVPRAQGDSAPDYWRGVNFHRTAGGWDDHPMQGYIHGEIVHRRMVEALFPGGIFRQRRALAASAPRAHYRRILDMGASTGHFTEALQETYPDAEIVGVDLSLRALEHAERVANAHGWAWQLYQRPAEDTGFESESFDLVASYILLHEIPADVIRAVFAEAFRLLEPGGDMIMSDVTRYADMDKLAVWRADRGARLGGEPHWRESASLDLARVAREAGFADVVAEGIYPHVVRGRKPQ; via the coding sequence ATGACTTTCCGACCGGCCCAGCGTGGGCGGGCTTCGCTCGATTTCCTCGTCAATCTGACGCGCGGCATGAAGGCAGTGCGCGGGCAGGTCGAGGCTGACCTGGCGAGCGCGGTGCCCGAGGCCGGGGCGCTGGCCGAGGACCTCGACCAACGCGATGCGCAAGTGGCGGGCGCGCTGTCGCCTTCCGGAGCCTGGCGGGTGAGCGAGCTTGTCGGCGAATGGCAGTCGCGCATGCACGGGCTCTACGCGCGCGAGTCTTTCGCGGAGGTCGAGGACGATCTTGCGCCCGTCCTCGAGCGTCTGCAGAGCAAGGGGCCGGCGCGCCTCGTCCCGCGCGCGCAGGGAGATAGCGCACCCGATTATTGGCGCGGGGTCAATTTCCACCGCACCGCGGGTGGCTGGGACGACCATCCGATGCAAGGCTATATCCATGGCGAGATCGTCCACCGCCGCATGGTCGAGGCCCTGTTTCCGGGCGGGATCTTCCGTCAGCGCCGTGCGCTCGCTGCCTCGGCGCCGCGCGCGCACTATCGCCGTATCTTGGATATGGGCGCCTCGACCGGGCACTTTACCGAGGCCTTGCAGGAGACTTATCCGGATGCCGAGATCGTCGGCGTCGATCTCTCGCTGCGCGCCCTCGAACATGCCGAGCGTGTGGCCAACGCCCATGGCTGGGCCTGGCAGCTTTACCAGCGTCCGGCCGAGGATACCGGGTTCGAAAGCGAAAGTTTTGACCTCGTTGCCTCGTACATATTGCTTCATGAGATACCGGCAGACGTGATCCGTGCAGTGTTCGCGGAGGCCTTCCGTCTGCTCGAGCCCGGCGGCGACATGATCATGAGCGACGTCACGCGCTATGCCGACATGGACAAGCTGGCGGTCTGGCGTGCCGATCGCGGGGCGCGGCTGGGGGGCGAGCCGCACTGGCGCGAGTCTGCAAGTCTCGATCTGGCGCGAGTCGCACGCGAGGCAGGCTTCGCAGATGTCGTTGCCGAGGGCATCTATCCGCACGTCGTCAGGGGGAGGAAACCGCAGTGA
- a CDS encoding NADP-dependent oxidoreductase, whose protein sequence is MINRRIVLNSRPTGIPVEDNFRIEEVPVPELADGEVLLENRVFAIDPAVRGMLDDVKSYMPPVPIGGLIPTMVLGRVVKSRNPDFKEGDYGRAFIGWETHSVIAPGSVGFENVRVAPDMPLTAYMGACGWSGITAYVGLKKYGEMRSGDEVLVSAAAGAVGSVAGQVAKLSGCRVVGTVGSADKARIVTETLGFDAAIDYRACADLGAEIDRHFPEGIDLYFDNVGGITLDTVLPRMKAFGRIPVCGMIANYNHQSDPYLLRNIWQVLVNRITMRGFLAYEAVDMIEEAEHALADWIRSGKLVATENVATGLDATPEAFIRLMSGKTSGKTLVRLDDKVSTLADWKAPQHA, encoded by the coding sequence ATGATCAACCGCCGCATCGTCCTCAATTCGCGTCCGACGGGAATTCCCGTCGAGGACAACTTCCGCATCGAGGAAGTGCCCGTACCCGAACTGGCTGACGGCGAGGTCCTGCTCGAGAACCGGGTCTTCGCGATCGATCCCGCGGTGCGCGGCATGCTCGATGACGTGAAGAGCTACATGCCGCCCGTGCCGATCGGCGGCCTTATCCCGACCATGGTGCTGGGCCGCGTGGTCAAGTCGCGAAACCCCGACTTCAAGGAAGGCGATTATGGCCGCGCCTTCATTGGCTGGGAGACCCATTCGGTCATCGCACCCGGCTCGGTCGGCTTCGAGAACGTGCGCGTGGCGCCCGACATGCCGCTCACCGCCTACATGGGCGCATGCGGTTGGTCGGGGATCACCGCCTATGTCGGGCTCAAGAAATACGGCGAGATGCGCAGCGGTGACGAGGTGCTGGTCAGTGCCGCGGCCGGCGCGGTCGGCTCGGTCGCCGGTCAGGTCGCGAAGCTTTCTGGCTGCCGCGTCGTCGGCACTGTAGGCAGTGCGGACAAGGCCCGCATCGTCACCGAGACACTCGGCTTCGACGCCGCCATCGACTACCGCGCCTGCGCCGACCTCGGCGCCGAGATCGACAGGCACTTCCCCGAGGGCATCGACCTCTACTTCGACAACGTCGGCGGCATCACGCTCGATACCGTCCTGCCACGCATGAAGGCTTTCGGGCGCATCCCGGTCTGCGGCATGATCGCCAATTACAACCACCAGAGCGATCCCTATCTCCTGCGCAACATCTGGCAGGTCCTCGTCAACCGCATCACCATGCGCGGCTTCCTCGCCTACGAGGCGGTCGACATGATCGAGGAAGCCGAACACGCCCTCGCCGACTGGATCCGCTCGGGCAAGCTGGTCGCCACCGAGAACGTCGCCACCGGTCTCGATGCGACGCCCGAGGCCTTCATCCGCCTGATGTCGGGCAAGACCAGCGGCAAGACGCTCGTGCGCCTCGACGACAAGGTCTCGACCCTCGCCGACTGGAAGGCACCGCAACATGCTTGA
- a CDS encoding nuclear transport factor 2 family protein, with translation MLEPGPRTPPASAAALPGTSDPAQTDVIADLVARARITDLIADYAQVIDWLDWDRLDSLFWPEAQFDFGMFKGDFGAYRDFVKALEEGYSRRLHMFTLPSIRISGEEARIDVGCVIVCRTAEPAPGSDATFWGRYLLGAQQRGGEWRLSELTYVLNLGGVNPRDGDDTGGPMNLGDGLSVAHPYAKKLSLP, from the coding sequence ATGCTTGAGCCGGGCCCGCGCACGCCGCCTGCCTCCGCCGCAGCCTTGCCCGGCACGAGCGATCCGGCCCAGACCGACGTGATCGCCGACCTTGTTGCGCGTGCGCGCATCACCGACCTGATCGCCGACTATGCGCAAGTCATCGACTGGCTCGACTGGGACCGGCTCGACAGCCTGTTCTGGCCCGAGGCGCAGTTCGACTTCGGCATGTTCAAGGGGGACTTCGGCGCCTATCGCGATTTCGTGAAGGCGCTCGAGGAGGGCTATTCCCGGCGCCTGCACATGTTCACCCTGCCCTCGATCAGGATCAGCGGTGAAGAGGCGCGCATCGACGTCGGCTGCGTGATCGTGTGCCGCACGGCAGAGCCCGCACCCGGCAGCGACGCCACCTTCTGGGGGCGCTACCTGCTCGGCGCGCAGCAGCGTGGCGGCGAATGGCGACTTTCCGAACTCACCTACGTGCTCAATCTGGGCGGCGTGAATCCGCGCGACGGCGACGACACCGGCGGCCCGATGAACCTGGGCGACGGTCTCTCGGTCGCACACCCATACGCAAAAAAGCTCTCGCTGCCCTGA
- a CDS encoding OmpA family protein has product MKVISSKPGALLLAGLLAVPAASSVSAQQQELPAADVSATVYGERPVDESELAKGPDVEGIISARDGNRIQITDESGTSTVVSFSENTEILGKGGFLGLASKERADDSLLNGLPVKIETLQAPSGLLASQIKFKNDDFKTAAMIRNGTAQGFAEQTAATEALRGRMGDIDKYNIKGTTNVNFDTGKYKLSEQGKADLCSAASQAENMDNALLLVVGYTDSTGSQEFNQELSEKRASRVVNYLQQACGWKPYRMLTPTGMAEADPLADNTTEEGKAQNRRVAVNILVSKGLDGL; this is encoded by the coding sequence ATGAAGGTCATTTCCAGCAAACCCGGCGCACTTCTTCTGGCAGGCCTGCTCGCCGTGCCTGCGGCCAGCAGCGTATCCGCGCAACAGCAGGAACTGCCTGCGGCGGACGTTTCCGCCACCGTCTATGGCGAGCGCCCTGTCGACGAGTCCGAACTGGCCAAGGGGCCTGACGTCGAGGGCATCATTTCCGCGCGTGACGGCAATCGTATCCAGATCACCGACGAGAGCGGCACCAGCACGGTCGTGAGCTTCAGCGAAAACACCGAGATTCTCGGCAAGGGAGGCTTCCTGGGCCTTGCCAGCAAGGAGCGCGCCGACGACTCCCTGCTCAACGGACTTCCCGTCAAGATCGAGACGCTTCAGGCTCCCAGCGGCCTGCTAGCGAGCCAGATCAAGTTCAAGAACGACGACTTCAAGACCGCGGCGATGATCCGCAACGGCACGGCCCAGGGCTTCGCCGAGCAGACCGCGGCCACCGAGGCGCTGCGCGGTCGCATGGGCGACATCGACAAGTACAACATCAAGGGCACGACCAACGTCAACTTCGACACCGGCAAGTACAAGCTCTCCGAGCAGGGCAAGGCCGACCTGTGCAGCGCGGCCAGCCAGGCGGAAAACATGGACAACGCACTGCTCCTCGTGGTGGGCTATACCGACTCCACCGGTAGCCAGGAGTTCAACCAGGAGCTCAGTGAGAAGCGCGCCAGCCGCGTCGTGAACTACCTGCAGCAGGCCTGCGGCTGGAAGCCCTACCGCATGCTGACGCCGACCGGGATGGCCGAGGCCGATCCGCTGGCCGACAACACGACCGAGGAAGGCAAGGCGCAGAACCGCCGCGTCGCGGTCAATATTCTCGTCAGCAAGGGCCTCGACGGGCTCTGA
- a CDS encoding LysR family transcriptional regulator: protein MPAFSRFLRYFMAVGRLGSIRKAADELNLSASAIDRQILNVEAELGVPLFERLPTGLKLTAAGELMMASAHHWEQGMVNVRAQIEDLRGLKLGHVEIAVIDALAKGYVPETIHRIQQQYPGITVGLRVLDNDAVRGAIVRGEVDCGIMFEPQTFRDLTVRTFVEVVLGFITPPGHPFGSREEARFSACVGEPVIAPAEPLAVGQQVAVLEAATKVPIRRTVTSDNIQMIASMVMQGAGIGILTSLDVMTEVQRGLLRFTRIADPLLRPMTLAMCTASARTPSHAATMVLREIENGFAALDHARIDDARPQPALD, encoded by the coding sequence ATGCCTGCCTTCTCCCGCTTCCTGCGCTATTTCATGGCGGTCGGCCGCCTCGGATCGATCCGCAAGGCGGCGGACGAGCTCAACCTCTCGGCATCGGCAATCGACCGGCAGATCCTGAACGTCGAGGCGGAACTGGGCGTGCCCTTGTTCGAACGCCTGCCGACAGGTCTCAAGCTCACTGCGGCGGGCGAACTGATGATGGCCTCGGCCCATCACTGGGAACAGGGCATGGTCAATGTGCGCGCGCAGATCGAGGATCTGCGCGGGCTGAAGCTCGGCCATGTCGAGATCGCGGTGATCGATGCGCTCGCCAAGGGCTACGTCCCCGAGACGATCCACCGCATCCAGCAGCAGTATCCCGGTATCACCGTGGGCCTGCGCGTGCTCGACAACGACGCGGTGCGCGGGGCGATCGTGCGCGGCGAAGTGGACTGCGGGATCATGTTCGAACCGCAGACCTTTCGCGACCTCACCGTGCGCACCTTCGTCGAAGTGGTACTCGGCTTTATCACCCCGCCCGGCCACCCTTTCGGCTCACGCGAGGAGGCCCGCTTTTCCGCCTGCGTAGGCGAGCCGGTGATCGCACCGGCCGAACCGCTCGCGGTCGGCCAGCAGGTCGCCGTGCTCGAGGCAGCGACCAAGGTGCCGATCCGCCGCACGGTCACTTCGGACAACATCCAGATGATCGCTTCGATGGTGATGCAGGGCGCAGGAATCGGAATTCTCACCTCGCTCGATGTTATGACCGAGGTACAGCGCGGCCTCCTGCGCTTCACCCGCATCGCCGATCCGCTGCTGCGACCGATGACGCTGGCGATGTGCACCGCCAGCGCTCGCACGCCTTCGCATGCAGCGACCATGGTCCTGCGCGAGATCGAGAACGGCTTCGCCGCGCTCGACCATGCCCGCATCGACGACGCCCGACCGCAACCCGCTCTCGATTAG
- a CDS encoding phosphoribosyltransferase — MGESVEPQLQYLEYYEDFLAKVRVLSGKIVAGDWMPDFVIGVGRGGLVPGVYVSHQLGVPMLSIDHSAKVPGFADDLLARVAAMSAEGKKLLFIDDINDSGGTIEYIRARLDEGGCNRETTRFAVVINNLSSQAEVDLWAETIDRKDDKRWFVFPWEAVATRESITEEALSVPERLA, encoded by the coding sequence ATGGGTGAATCCGTGGAGCCCCAGCTTCAGTACCTCGAATACTACGAGGATTTCCTCGCCAAGGTCCGGGTCCTGTCCGGCAAGATCGTAGCGGGTGACTGGATGCCCGACTTCGTCATCGGCGTAGGCCGCGGCGGTCTCGTCCCCGGCGTCTACGTCTCGCACCAGCTCGGCGTGCCGATGCTCTCGATCGACCACAGCGCCAAGGTTCCGGGCTTTGCCGACGACCTGCTCGCCAGGGTCGCGGCGATGAGCGCGGAAGGCAAGAAGCTGCTGTTCATCGACGACATCAACGACAGCGGCGGCACCATCGAATATATCCGCGCCCGGCTCGACGAGGGCGGCTGCAACCGCGAGACGACGCGCTTCGCCGTCGTCATCAACAACCTCAGCTCGCAGGCCGAGGTCGACCTGTGGGCCGAGACCATCGACCGCAAGGACGACAAGCGCTGGTTCGTCTTCCCCTGGGAAGCCGTCGCCACGCGCGAGAGCATCACCGAAGAGGCCCTTTCGGTCCCCGAACGGCTCGCCTGA
- a CDS encoding TIGR00730 family Rossman fold protein, which yields MRICVYLGSSPGRDPMYRETAHEFGTLLAKRGIGLVYGGGEVGLMGVIADAVCAAGGEVIGVIPEALRAREKDHQGITELHVVKSMHERKALMAKLSDGFVTLPGGIGTFEEMFEAWCWSQLGYHAKPVGLLNVGNFYEGLIQFIDKIVAEGFLQDRHRDMLIVDNKPERLLDRIIEFIPPQTEHWLHEGEN from the coding sequence ATGCGCATCTGTGTCTATCTCGGCTCCTCGCCGGGCCGCGATCCCATGTACCGCGAAACCGCCCACGAATTCGGCACCCTGCTCGCCAAGCGCGGCATCGGCCTCGTCTATGGCGGCGGTGAAGTCGGCCTCATGGGCGTGATCGCCGACGCCGTTTGCGCGGCGGGCGGCGAGGTCATCGGCGTGATCCCCGAGGCGCTGCGCGCGCGCGAGAAGGACCATCAGGGCATCACCGAGCTGCACGTCGTCAAGTCGATGCACGAGCGCAAGGCGCTCATGGCCAAGCTCTCCGACGGCTTCGTTACCCTGCCCGGCGGCATCGGCACCTTCGAGGAAATGTTCGAGGCCTGGTGCTGGTCGCAGCTGGGCTACCACGCCAAGCCGGTCGGACTGCTCAACGTCGGCAACTTCTACGAAGGCCTGATCCAGTTCATCGACAAGATCGTCGCCGAGGGCTTCCTGCAGGACCGCCACCGCGACATGCTGATCGTCGACAACAAGCCCGAGCGCCTGCTCGACCGGATCATCGAATTCATCCCGCCCCAGACCGAGCACTGGCTCCACGAGGGCGAGAACTGA
- a CDS encoding nuclear transport factor 2 family protein, translating to MQPREVVETWVERFNAGDAAGLAALYAPDAVNHQVTQAAVEGRPAIRAMFEAEFVAANMTCIVEAIHEAGEVVALEWSDPLGLRGCGFFTVREGLIVFQRGYWDKLSFLRMHDLPIE from the coding sequence ATGCAACCACGCGAAGTTGTCGAGACCTGGGTCGAGCGCTTCAACGCGGGCGATGCGGCGGGCCTTGCCGCGCTCTATGCGCCTGACGCGGTCAACCACCAGGTCACTCAGGCCGCGGTCGAGGGCCGCCCTGCGATCCGCGCCATGTTCGAGGCCGAATTCGTCGCCGCGAACATGACCTGCATCGTGGAGGCGATCCACGAGGCGGGCGAAGTCGTGGCACTCGAATGGAGCGATCCGCTGGGCCTTCGCGGCTGCGGTTTCTTTACCGTGCGCGAGGGACTGATCGTGTTCCAGCGCGGCTACTGGGACAAGCTCTCGTTCCTGCGGATGCACGACCTGCCGATCGAGTAA
- a CDS encoding DUF4269 domain-containing protein, with product MNWREALDASGLLDQLARFDVRVAGTFPLGLALEGSDVDLLCHARDPGEVTGCLWAQHCWRPGFAMYQWRRDPRPLIACFTVESVPVEVFAAPLPVAQQAGWLHFEVEQRLLALGGESLRGAVMALRAQGAKTEPAFARVLGLSGDPYGAMLALAAHDDVDLRALLDRAGFA from the coding sequence GTGAACTGGCGCGAGGCGCTGGATGCCTCGGGCCTGCTCGACCAGCTAGCCAGGTTCGATGTGCGCGTTGCGGGGACATTCCCGCTCGGCCTCGCGCTTGAGGGCAGCGACGTCGACCTCTTGTGCCATGCGCGCGATCCGGGGGAGGTCACGGGTTGCTTGTGGGCGCAGCATTGCTGGAGGCCGGGCTTCGCGATGTACCAGTGGCGGCGCGATCCGCGCCCGCTGATTGCCTGCTTCACGGTAGAGAGCGTGCCTGTCGAGGTATTCGCCGCACCTTTGCCGGTCGCGCAGCAGGCGGGCTGGCTGCATTTCGAGGTCGAGCAGCGCCTCCTGGCGCTTGGCGGCGAAAGCTTGCGCGGTGCGGTCATGGCACTGCGCGCGCAGGGCGCGAAGACCGAACCCGCCTTTGCGCGCGTGCTCGGTCTTTCCGGCGATCCCTATGGCGCCATGCTGGCGCTGGCAGCGCACGACGATGTGGACTTGCGGGCACTGCTGGACCGCGCCGGGTTCGCCTGA
- a CDS encoding nucleoside hydrolase, which yields MRTLLRGLLVLLALLSASLAQAAPRKVIIDDEGFALMHLMLLESSDVEVLGITTVSGNAWANQAAGMVLRGLEIARREDVPVAQGATYPLLNSEALTERWEALYGKLVWKGAWMKEWVEPTRQSLPVHHGPHDPLDVPWGNPKGKVSGEIAANYLIRMVHEHPGEITIVACGPLTNLALAQRLDPQFASLVGELVYMGGSLNPRQVREGEAAAQFAREFVNTPRREFNARFDPEAASIVSHSPWRKLTVIPVDPSTSTERSAALLERMAKAAPREVGAFISDMEPGFPMWDEIVAGYLLDPGMVTRAEELYIDYDTQFGPSYGDMLSWHGPYRPGLGEQRAQVVLEIDPARLEALMVRTMAQGKARESAARP from the coding sequence ATGCGCACCTTGCTGCGCGGGCTCCTCGTTCTCCTCGCGCTGCTGAGCGCATCGCTGGCGCAGGCCGCACCGCGCAAGGTCATCATCGACGACGAGGGCTTCGCGCTGATGCACCTCATGCTGCTCGAGAGCAGCGATGTCGAAGTGCTCGGGATCACCACCGTCTCGGGCAATGCCTGGGCCAACCAGGCGGCGGGCATGGTCCTGCGCGGCCTCGAGATCGCGCGCCGCGAGGACGTCCCGGTGGCGCAGGGGGCGACTTATCCGCTGCTCAATTCCGAGGCGCTGACCGAGCGCTGGGAAGCGCTTTACGGAAAGCTCGTCTGGAAGGGGGCATGGATGAAGGAATGGGTCGAACCGACCCGCCAGAGCCTGCCCGTCCATCATGGGCCACACGATCCGCTCGACGTGCCCTGGGGCAACCCCAAGGGTAAGGTCAGCGGCGAGATCGCGGCCAACTACCTCATCCGCATGGTCCACGAGCATCCCGGCGAGATCACCATCGTCGCCTGCGGCCCGCTCACCAATCTCGCGCTGGCGCAGCGGCTCGATCCGCAGTTCGCCTCGCTGGTGGGCGAGCTGGTCTACATGGGCGGCAGCCTCAATCCACGACAGGTGCGCGAAGGCGAGGCGGCGGCGCAGTTCGCGCGCGAATTCGTCAATACGCCCCGCCGCGAATTCAACGCACGCTTCGATCCCGAGGCGGCGAGCATCGTCTCGCACAGCCCCTGGCGCAAGCTGACGGTGATCCCGGTCGATCCCTCGACCTCGACCGAACGCAGCGCCGCGTTGCTGGAGCGCATGGCGAAGGCCGCTCCGCGCGAGGTCGGCGCTTTCATCTCGGACATGGAGCCCGGCTTTCCGATGTGGGACGAGATCGTAGCGGGCTATCTGCTCGATCCGGGCATGGTGACACGCGCCGAGGAACTCTACATCGACTACGACACCCAGTTCGGGCCGAGCTACGGCGACATGCTCAGCTGGCACGGACCCTATCGTCCGGGCCTTGGCGAGCAGCGCGCACAGGTCGTGCTCGAAATCGACCCGGCGCGGCTCGAGGCACTGATGGTGCGCACGATGGCGCAGGGCAAGGCGCGCGAGAGCGCCGCGAGGCCGTGA
- a CDS encoding adenosine deaminase, with translation MTDLDSFIAGLPKAELHLHIEGSLEPELMFELAQRNGVEIPYESVEDVRAAYAFTRLQDFLDIYYAGANVLRTRQDFHDMAMAYFERAAQDGVVHAEIMFDPQTHTDRGIPFAEVIEGLLSAMAEAEAKHGMTSQLILSFLRHLSEEAAFETLAMAEPWLDRITAVGLDSSELGHPPVKFAQVLAAAREKGLKITLHAGEEGPPEYVYQALDLIEADRIDHGNRALEDPVLTQRLAEMGMTLTVCPLSNLKLCVIDDIAQHPIDRMLQAGLKATLNSDDPAYFGGYIADNYRAVADARGLTRDDLVTIARNSFTGSFLPADAIARHMAAIDAYVGAQA, from the coding sequence ATGACCGATCTCGACAGCTTCATCGCCGGCCTGCCCAAGGCCGAACTGCACCTGCACATCGAGGGCAGCCTCGAGCCCGAACTGATGTTCGAGCTGGCGCAGCGCAATGGCGTCGAAATTCCTTACGAGAGCGTCGAGGACGTGCGCGCGGCCTATGCCTTCACCCGCCTGCAGGACTTCCTCGACATCTACTACGCTGGCGCGAACGTGCTGCGCACCCGCCAGGACTTCCACGACATGGCGATGGCCTATTTCGAGCGCGCGGCGCAAGATGGCGTGGTCCATGCCGAGATCATGTTCGACCCCCAGACCCACACCGACCGCGGCATCCCCTTCGCCGAGGTGATCGAGGGACTGCTCTCGGCCATGGCCGAGGCCGAGGCGAAGCATGGCATGACCAGCCAGCTGATCCTCTCGTTCCTGCGCCACCTCAGCGAGGAGGCCGCTTTCGAGACGCTGGCCATGGCCGAGCCCTGGCTCGACAGGATCACTGCGGTGGGCCTTGATTCCAGCGAGCTTGGCCATCCCCCGGTCAAGTTCGCGCAGGTTCTGGCTGCCGCACGCGAGAAGGGCCTCAAGATCACGCTCCATGCCGGGGAGGAAGGGCCGCCCGAATACGTCTATCAGGCGCTCGACCTGATCGAGGCGGATCGAATCGACCACGGCAACCGCGCGCTGGAGGACCCGGTGCTGACGCAAAGGCTTGCCGAGATGGGCATGACGCTGACCGTCTGCCCGCTCTCGAACCTGAAGCTCTGCGTGATCGACGACATCGCGCAGCACCCGATCGACCGCATGTTGCAGGCCGGGCTCAAGGCGACGCTGAACTCGGACGATCCGGCCTATTTCGGCGGCTACATCGCCGACAATTACCGGGCGGTCGCCGATGCACGCGGCCTCACACGCGACGATCTGGTGACGATCGCGCGCAACAGCTTCACAGGCTCGTTCCTGCCCGCCGATGCGATCGCGCGTCACATGGCGGCGATCGACGCTTACGTCGGGGCTCAAGCCTGA